Proteins from a genomic interval of Ferrovibrio terrae:
- a CDS encoding PAS domain-containing protein, with amino-acid sequence MVGQAGNAGAAEGAVAEPGVWPVFRDPRFLTLLRHWASNRVGLMMPRAVLDPVDIKACLAHIWLAQYLPGEDSFVFRLAGERVNEAWGANITGKRSEEFMPAASAVTATQIYRRILLTPAVHVGYRRIEPAERQEKGAERLVVPLSDADGGPWGIVGMSLYHFNPVTEADLPPYVGPDVTYYPCAGLPSGSP; translated from the coding sequence ATGGTGGGACAGGCTGGCAATGCGGGGGCGGCGGAGGGCGCGGTGGCGGAGCCAGGCGTCTGGCCGGTCTTTCGCGATCCGCGTTTCCTCACCCTGCTGCGTCACTGGGCGTCAAATCGCGTCGGACTGATGATGCCGCGTGCAGTCCTCGATCCCGTCGACATCAAGGCCTGTCTCGCCCATATCTGGCTGGCGCAATACCTGCCGGGCGAGGACAGCTTCGTCTTCCGCCTGGCCGGCGAGCGGGTCAATGAGGCCTGGGGCGCCAATATCACCGGCAAACGGTCGGAAGAGTTCATGCCCGCGGCCAGCGCCGTTACCGCCACGCAGATTTACCGCCGCATCCTGCTCACCCCCGCCGTTCATGTCGGCTATCGCCGCATCGAGCCGGCCGAGCGGCAGGAGAAGGGCGCCGAGCGGCTGGTGGTCCCGCTGAGTGACGCTGATGGCGGCCCCTGGGGCATCGTCGGCATGTCGCTGTATCACTTTAACCCGGTCACCGAGGCCGACCTGCCGCCCTATGTCGGGCCCGATGTCACCTATTATCCCTGTGCCGGGCTCCCGTCCGGCAGCCCTTAA
- a CDS encoding PAS domain-containing protein — protein sequence MQDYLVKAGVADAVAREATLSPPGRWPDLNDPRFIRVLRHWAECRQGAMTPRSAIDPGAIRDCLPNVWIYQYLPEEDDFICRLSGEAVNQAWGQSLIGKRVSAIMPEAIIDRVQLLYRSTLLMPAVQFSRRRILPNDGVAQSADRLIVPLSRDDGSPYGIFGLTLYYLGKQSTFDDPRDIQGHVTLYDCNTLPPTFP from the coding sequence ATGCAGGATTATCTGGTGAAGGCGGGCGTCGCAGACGCCGTCGCCCGCGAAGCAACCCTGTCGCCGCCGGGCCGTTGGCCCGATCTGAATGACCCGCGCTTCATACGCGTGCTGCGGCACTGGGCCGAGTGCCGCCAGGGCGCGATGACACCGCGCAGCGCCATCGACCCCGGTGCAATCCGCGACTGCCTGCCCAATGTCTGGATCTACCAGTATCTGCCCGAGGAGGACGATTTCATCTGCAGGCTGTCGGGCGAAGCGGTCAACCAGGCCTGGGGCCAGAGCCTGATTGGCAAGCGCGTCAGCGCGATCATGCCGGAAGCCATCATCGACCGTGTGCAGCTGCTCTATCGCAGCACGCTGCTGATGCCGGCAGTGCAGTTCAGCCGCCGCCGCATCCTGCCCAACGATGGCGTGGCGCAGAGCGCCGACCGCCTGATCGTGCCGCTGTCGCGCGACGACGGCAGCCCCTACGGGATATTCGGCCTCACGCTCTATTACCTCGGCAAGCAGAGCACGTTCGACGATCCGCGCGACATCCAGGGCCACGTCACCCTGTACGACTGCAACACCCTGCCGCCCACCTTCCCCTGA
- a CDS encoding HesA/MoeB/ThiF family protein has product MFGPDELERYSRHIILPEIGGAGQQTLKKARVLVIGAGGLGSPLLLYLAAAGIGTIGIVDDDTVSLSNLQRQVLHGTEDIGRRKTESAAVSIAGLNPHVRVVEHTERLTPENADALIGAYDIIADGSDNFDTRFLVNDTCHKLKKTLVTAAILRFDGQLSTFKAYRGEPHPCYRCVFPEPPPPGSVPACSEAGVLGALGGVMGSLQALEVVKELLELGDSLSGRLLLYDALRGDVRTVRLRRDPQCRTCGTK; this is encoded by the coding sequence GTGTTTGGCCCGGACGAACTGGAGCGCTATTCCCGGCATATCATTCTGCCGGAAATCGGCGGCGCGGGTCAGCAGACGCTGAAAAAAGCGCGCGTGCTGGTGATTGGCGCCGGCGGGCTGGGCTCGCCGCTGCTGCTCTATCTGGCGGCGGCCGGCATCGGCACCATCGGCATCGTCGATGACGACACGGTGTCGCTGTCGAATCTGCAACGCCAGGTGTTGCATGGCACCGAGGATATCGGCCGCAGGAAAACCGAAAGCGCCGCCGTCAGCATCGCTGGCCTCAACCCGCATGTACGCGTGGTCGAGCATACCGAGCGGCTGACGCCGGAGAATGCCGATGCACTGATCGGCGCCTATGACATCATCGCCGACGGCAGCGACAATTTCGACACGCGCTTCCTGGTCAATGACACCTGCCACAAGCTGAAGAAAACCCTGGTGACGGCGGCGATCCTGCGCTTTGACGGCCAGCTCTCCACCTTCAAGGCGTATCGGGGCGAACCGCATCCCTGCTATCGCTGCGTCTTCCCCGAACCGCCGCCGCCCGGCAGCGTGCCGGCCTGTTCCGAAGCCGGCGTGCTCGGCGCGCTCGGCGGCGTGATGGGCAGCCTGCAGGCGCTGGAGGTCGTGAAGGAACTGCTGGAGCTGGGCGACAGTCTGTCGGGTCGTCTGCTGCTGTATGATGCCTTGCGCGGCGATGTCCGCACCGTGCGATTGCGCCGCGACCCCCAGTGCCGCACCTGCGGCACAAAGTAG
- the pheS gene encoding phenylalanine--tRNA ligase subunit alpha, with translation MTEIARLAAETESAVATAQTLDALEEARLAVLGKKGWLSAAMKELGALSPEDRKTRATQLNEVKDRVTASLEARKTVLADAAIEARLKAETLDMTLPLAESAEQAGRIHPVSQVIDEITEIFAAMGFSIAEGPDIEDDFHNFTALNIPPEHPARQMQDTFYLPKRGADGEQIVLRTHTSPVQVRTMRGGPPPYRIIVPGRTYRSDYDMTHTPMFHQVEGLVIDRAIHMGHLKGVLTEFCKAFFETDKVKMRFRPSYFPFTEPSAEVDINCSRDGGVLRVGEGNDWLEILGSGMVNPKVLEYCGLDPNEWQGFAFGMGIDRIAMLKYGIPDLRSFFDADLRWLKHYGFVPLDIPTLGQGVAR, from the coding sequence ATGACCGAGATCGCCAGGCTGGCTGCTGAAACCGAAAGCGCAGTCGCCACTGCCCAGACTCTGGATGCCCTGGAAGAGGCCCGCCTTGCCGTGCTCGGCAAGAAGGGCTGGCTCTCGGCGGCGATGAAGGAACTCGGCGCGCTGTCACCTGAGGACCGCAAGACGCGCGCTACGCAGCTCAATGAAGTGAAGGATCGTGTCACGGCATCGCTCGAGGCGCGCAAGACCGTGCTGGCCGATGCCGCCATCGAGGCAAGGCTGAAGGCCGAAACGCTCGACATGACGCTGCCGCTGGCCGAGAGCGCCGAACAGGCCGGCCGCATCCATCCGGTCAGCCAGGTGATCGACGAGATCACCGAGATTTTCGCGGCGATGGGGTTCAGCATCGCCGAGGGTCCGGATATCGAGGACGACTTCCACAATTTCACCGCGCTGAACATCCCGCCCGAACATCCGGCGCGGCAGATGCAGGATACCTTCTATCTGCCCAAGCGCGGCGCAGATGGCGAGCAGATCGTGCTGCGCACGCATACCTCGCCGGTGCAGGTGCGCACCATGCGCGGCGGTCCGCCGCCCTATCGCATCATCGTGCCGGGCCGCACATACCGCAGCGACTACGACATGACGCACACGCCGATGTTCCATCAGGTGGAGGGTCTGGTGATCGACCGCGCCATCCATATGGGTCACCTCAAGGGCGTGCTGACCGAATTCTGCAAGGCCTTCTTCGAGACCGACAAGGTGAAGATGCGCTTCCGCCCGAGCTATTTCCCCTTCACCGAACCCTCGGCCGAAGTGGACATCAACTGCTCGCGCGACGGCGGCGTGCTGCGCGTGGGCGAGGGCAATGACTGGCTCGAAATCCTCGGCTCCGGCATGGTCAACCCCAAGGTGCTGGAGTATTGCGGCCTCGATCCGAATGAATGGCAGGGCTTTGCCTTCGGCATGGGCATCGACCGCATCGCCATGCTGAAATACGGCATCCCGGATCTGCGCAGCTTCTTCGATGCCGATCTGCGCTGGCTCAAGCATTACGGTTTCGTGCCGCTCGACATTCCCACGCTGGGTCAGGGAGTCGCGCGATGA
- a CDS encoding class I SAM-dependent methyltransferase, with amino-acid sequence MAKENSEQSDDMTWRDKLRAWWHGDDYVMQHMVKDYSTQPSTTDLPAEDAPREVPSIDSWSPRRLQVAQKLFGEGFNTPGGEELMKPLTAPLGLNPNMSITELGSGMGGMSRMMARENLWIDAYEPDPDLAAVSIELAKGQGVKQRTNIKSTALDDISFKRKSVDVFLSKDGLMSVQDKRLLLAKLRAAMKPGGQLMFTDFLLTGSTESRVYEVWWDREPVKPHLLTPEGLQAELESLNFIICYMEDVTHELKAAVIESFGRYAEEVKLLGKAVDENEREWAITEGEHWAIRLSAMDANVIRLYRVFCRTVD; translated from the coding sequence GTGGCGAAGGAGAATTCTGAGCAGTCCGACGACATGACCTGGCGCGACAAGCTGCGCGCCTGGTGGCATGGCGATGACTATGTGATGCAACACATGGTCAAGGACTACTCGACACAGCCGTCCACGACCGATCTTCCGGCCGAGGACGCGCCCAGGGAAGTGCCCAGCATCGATAGCTGGTCGCCGCGCCGTCTGCAGGTGGCGCAGAAGCTGTTCGGCGAAGGCTTCAACACGCCCGGCGGCGAAGAGCTGATGAAGCCGCTGACCGCGCCGCTCGGCCTCAATCCCAATATGTCGATCACCGAACTGGGCAGCGGCATGGGTGGCATGTCGCGCATGATGGCGCGCGAGAATCTGTGGATCGATGCCTATGAGCCCGATCCGGACCTGGCCGCCGTCTCGATCGAACTGGCGAAAGGCCAGGGCGTAAAACAGCGCACCAATATCAAATCGACGGCGCTTGACGATATCAGCTTCAAGCGCAAGAGCGTCGACGTCTTCCTGTCCAAGGACGGGCTGATGAGCGTGCAGGACAAGCGCCTGCTGCTCGCCAAGCTGCGCGCCGCCATGAAGCCGGGCGGGCAGCTGATGTTCACCGATTTCCTGCTGACCGGTTCGACCGAGAGCCGCGTCTATGAAGTGTGGTGGGACCGCGAGCCGGTGAAGCCGCATCTGCTGACGCCCGAGGGCCTGCAGGCCGAACTGGAAAGCCTGAACTTCATCATCTGCTACATGGAAGACGTCACCCACGAGCTCAAAGCCGCGGTGATCGAGTCCTTTGGCAGATACGCCGAGGAAGTGAAGCTGCTCGGCAAGGCGGTCGACGAGAACGAGCGCGAATGGGCGATCACCGAGGGCGAGCACTGGGCGATCCGCCTCAGCGCCATGGACGCCAACGTGATCCGGCTCTACCGCGTGTTCTGCCGCACGGTCGACTAA
- a CDS encoding F0F1 ATP synthase subunit B', which produces MPQLDTATFLPQLVWLLISFVVLYVLMAKVALPRVAEVVDGRRKRLEHDLEEAARLKRETEKAIADYEQALAQARAKAQAIAGETRARISAEQAAVKAKLEAEITERTKAAEASILAAKQQALSQLKAVAAGAASDVVARISGTAPSNDAVSTAVDQALAKRGA; this is translated from the coding sequence ATGCCTCAGCTCGATACAGCCACTTTTCTGCCGCAGCTCGTCTGGCTGCTGATCTCCTTCGTCGTCCTCTATGTGTTGATGGCGAAGGTAGCTCTGCCGCGCGTAGCTGAGGTGGTGGACGGGCGTCGCAAGCGCCTCGAACACGACCTCGAGGAAGCGGCACGGCTGAAGCGCGAGACTGAGAAGGCGATCGCCGACTACGAGCAGGCGCTGGCACAGGCCCGGGCGAAAGCCCAGGCCATTGCCGGTGAGACCCGGGCCCGCATCTCTGCTGAACAGGCGGCGGTGAAGGCCAAGCTCGAAGCCGAGATCACCGAGCGGACCAAGGCGGCGGAAGCCAGCATCCTCGCGGCCAAGCAGCAGGCGTTGAGCCAGCTGAAGGCGGTCGCGGCCGGTGCTGCCTCTGATGTCGTGGCCCGTATCAGCGGCACGGCGCCGAGCAACGATGCGGTTTCCACCGCCGTTGACCAGGCGCTCGCCAAACGCGGCGCATAG
- a CDS encoding F0F1 ATP synthase subunit C yields MDLASAKMIGAGIAAIGMGGAAIGVGLIFANFLNGALRNPGAAPKLFGNLMLGFAVTEALGIFALLIALLILFV; encoded by the coding sequence ATGGATCTTGCTTCAGCCAAGATGATCGGTGCCGGCATTGCTGCTATCGGCATGGGCGGCGCCGCGATCGGCGTGGGTCTGATCTTCGCGAACTTCCTCAACGGCGCGCTGCGCAATCCGGGCGCTGCCCCGAAGCTGTTCGGCAACCTGATGCTCGGCTTCGCGGTGACCGAAGCGCTCGGCATCTTCGCGCTGCTGATCGCGCTGCTGATCCTGTTCGTCTGA
- the rpmI gene encoding 50S ribosomal protein L35 produces the protein MPKLKTKSSAKKRFKLTATGKVKRAHAGKRHGMIKRTNKQIRNHRGTAVVFEGDARKIIKNYLPNA, from the coding sequence ATGCCCAAGTTGAAGACCAAGAGCTCGGCCAAGAAGCGCTTCAAGCTCACGGCTACGGGTAAGGTGAAGCGGGCCCATGCGGGCAAGCGTCACGGCATGATCAAGCGCACGAACAAGCAGATCCGGAATCATCGCGGCACCGCCGTGGTGTTCGAAGGCGATGCGCGCAAGATCATCAAGAACTACCTGCCCAACGCCTGA
- the dut gene encoding dUTP diphosphatase — translation MTRPVPLHVPIKQLPHGADLPLPAYATQDAAGFDLLAAVAEPVTLKPGERKLVPTGLSIAVPPGFEAQVRPRSGLALKQGITVLNSPGTIDADYRGEVGVILINHGDAPFTINRGERIAQMIVAAYSRVEWVPVADLPETARGTGGFGSTGVATPKTAAGD, via the coding sequence ATGACCCGTCCGGTTCCCCTGCATGTGCCGATCAAGCAGCTGCCGCATGGCGCCGACCTGCCGTTGCCGGCCTATGCCACGCAGGACGCCGCCGGTTTCGACCTGCTCGCCGCCGTCGCCGAACCGGTGACGCTGAAGCCCGGTGAACGCAAGCTGGTCCCGACCGGCCTGAGCATTGCCGTGCCGCCCGGTTTCGAGGCGCAAGTGCGCCCGCGCTCGGGCCTCGCACTGAAACAGGGCATTACCGTGCTCAATTCGCCCGGCACCATCGATGCCGATTATCGCGGCGAGGTAGGCGTGATCCTGATCAATCACGGCGATGCGCCCTTCACCATCAATCGTGGCGAACGCATCGCGCAGATGATTGTCGCCGCCTACAGCCGCGTGGAATGGGTGCCGGTCGCCGACCTGCCCGAGACCGCGCGCGGCACCGGCGGCTTTGGTTCTACCGGCGTTGCGACGCCCAAGACTGCAGCAGGAGACTGA
- a CDS encoding AtpZ/AtpI family protein, translating into MAEQERPTPAGSDADDPALARLDRDLEAVRVRKAAEAASRRPDADPAQVRNLGKAWSLAIEMVAAVGVCVFIGWWVDRWFGTAPWGLVGFILLGIATAMWSAIRTGMAMQRAQLEESERGARKEGD; encoded by the coding sequence ATGGCCGAACAGGAACGACCGACACCAGCAGGCAGCGATGCCGACGATCCGGCGCTCGCCCGGCTCGACCGCGATCTAGAAGCGGTCCGGGTCAGGAAGGCAGCCGAGGCGGCCTCGCGGCGTCCGGATGCCGATCCCGCGCAGGTGCGGAATCTCGGCAAGGCCTGGTCGCTGGCGATCGAGATGGTCGCGGCGGTCGGTGTCTGTGTCTTCATCGGCTGGTGGGTAGACCGCTGGTTCGGGACGGCACCCTGGGGGCTGGTCGGATTTATCCTGCTCGGCATTGCCACGGCCATGTGGTCGGCGATCCGGACGGGCATGGCGATGCAGCGCGCGCAGCTCGAAGAGAGTGAGCGCGGCGCAAGGAAAGAAGGGGACTAA
- a CDS encoding F0F1 ATP synthase subunit A, protein MATSPLDQFKVKCIAFCGEGGQLQAFSFTNASLFMVLSAAAAVLLMVYGMRQRSLVPGRLQSVAELSYEFVANMVRENVGPNGREYFPFIFSLFIFVLMANMLGMIPYSFTVTSHIIVTFALAMTVFLGITLIAIVRNGIHFFTHFMPSGVPMWLAPIIVPIEIISYLSRPISLSLRLCANMLAGHTTLKVFAGFVVSMIGMGGVLSASGLLPMIMLIALTALEFLIAFLQAYVFAILTCLYLAEAVNMEHH, encoded by the coding sequence GTGGCAACCAGCCCGCTCGATCAATTCAAGGTCAAGTGCATCGCCTTTTGCGGCGAGGGCGGCCAGCTTCAGGCCTTCTCCTTCACCAACGCTTCCCTCTTCATGGTGCTGAGCGCCGCGGCCGCCGTGCTGCTGATGGTCTACGGCATGCGCCAGCGCAGCCTGGTGCCGGGCCGGCTGCAGTCGGTGGCGGAACTCTCCTACGAATTCGTCGCCAACATGGTGCGCGAAAACGTCGGCCCGAACGGCCGCGAATATTTCCCCTTCATCTTCTCGCTGTTCATCTTCGTGCTGATGGCGAACATGCTCGGCATGATCCCGTACAGCTTCACGGTGACCAGCCACATCATCGTCACCTTCGCGCTGGCGATGACCGTGTTCCTCGGCATCACGCTGATCGCGATCGTGCGCAACGGCATCCACTTCTTCACCCACTTCATGCCGTCGGGCGTGCCGATGTGGCTGGCGCCGATCATCGTGCCGATCGAGATCATCTCCTATCTCTCGCGCCCGATTTCGCTCAGCCTGCGTCTTTGCGCCAACATGCTGGCGGGTCACACCACGCTGAAGGTCTTCGCCGGCTTCGTCGTGTCGATGATCGGCATGGGCGGCGTGCTGTCGGCTTCGGGCTTGCTGCCGATGATCATGCTGATCGCGCTCACCGCGCTGGAATTCCTGATCGCCTTCCTGCAGGCCTACGTCTTCGCCATCCTCACCTGCCTCTATCTGGCTGAGGCCGTGAACATGGAACACCACTAA
- a CDS encoding DEAD/DEAH box helicase: MSNSQFSSLDLVEPIQRALTAEKHVAPTPIQAKAIPHLLQGRDLLGQAEAGAGKTVAFTLPILQHLSIDRHPAGPRKVRALILTTSRERVQHIQESFRAYGRFVRLSQVTVYEGPGKAAQAQALSRGIDILIGTPGRVVELINAGQLELNKLEIMVLDETDRMLELGVTNELRAIFEAAPTERQTIVFATTLPAEIKQLADNLLTDPVTVLANPPAPRLITTAQSARIRDTEARRRVRDLLPERMASRR, from the coding sequence TTGAGCAACAGCCAATTCTCTTCCCTCGATCTTGTTGAACCCATTCAGCGCGCCCTGACGGCTGAGAAGCACGTTGCGCCAACGCCGATTCAGGCCAAGGCCATTCCGCACCTGCTCCAGGGCCGCGATCTGCTGGGCCAGGCCGAAGCCGGCGCCGGCAAAACCGTGGCTTTCACCCTGCCGATCCTGCAGCACCTGTCGATCGACCGTCATCCGGCCGGTCCGCGCAAGGTGCGTGCCCTGATCCTGACCACGTCGCGCGAGCGCGTGCAGCACATCCAGGAAAGCTTCCGCGCCTACGGCCGCTTCGTGCGGCTGTCACAGGTCACCGTTTATGAAGGCCCGGGCAAGGCTGCGCAGGCGCAGGCCCTGTCGCGCGGCATCGACATCCTGATCGGCACGCCCGGTCGCGTGGTCGAACTGATCAATGCCGGCCAGCTGGAGCTGAACAAGCTCGAGATCATGGTGCTGGACGAGACCGACCGCATGCTCGAACTGGGCGTGACCAACGAACTGCGCGCCATTTTCGAGGCCGCGCCGACCGAGCGCCAGACCATCGTGTTTGCCACCACCCTGCCGGCCGAGATCAAGCAACTGGCCGACAACCTGCTGACCGATCCGGTCACCGTGCTGGCCAATCCGCCGGCGCCGCGCCTGATCACCACGGCCCAGTCGGCCCGCATCCGCGACACCGAAGCCCGTCGTCGCGTGCGCGACCTGCTGCCCGAACGTATGGCCAGCCGTCGCTGA
- the rplT gene encoding 50S ribosomal protein L20 yields MARVKRGVTAHARHKKVLKLAKGYRGRNSTVFRVAIEKVEKGLQYAFRDRRAKKRNFRSLWIQRINAAAREQGLTYGRFINGLELAGIEIDRKVLADLAVHEPEAFNALVAQAKAALPAAAA; encoded by the coding sequence ATGGCACGTGTTAAGCGGGGCGTTACCGCCCATGCCCGCCACAAGAAGGTCCTGAAGCTCGCCAAGGGCTATCGTGGCCGCAATTCCACTGTATTCCGCGTCGCGATCGAGAAGGTCGAAAAGGGCCTTCAGTATGCGTTCCGCGACCGTCGCGCCAAGAAGCGCAACTTCCGTTCGCTCTGGATCCAGCGCATCAACGCTGCGGCCCGCGAACAGGGGCTGACCTACGGCCGATTTATCAACGGCCTTGAGCTCGCCGGCATCGAGATCGACCGCAAGGTCCTGGCCGATCTCGCCGTGCATGAGCCCGAGGCTTTCAACGCCCTGGTGGCGCAGGCCAAAGCGGCCCTGCCTGCCGCGGCGGCCTGA
- the cysK gene encoding cysteine synthase A — MTEAKNPHFNPPRGKVYDSIVDTIGATPLVRINRLAKESGARAELLAKLEFFNPLNSVKDRIGIAMIEAMEQAGKLKAGATIVEPTSGNTGIALAFVAAAKGYRLILVMPESMSMERRKMLRFLGAELELTPPGLGMKGALARADELLKEIPGSVMPQQFENPANPDIHRKSTAEEIWVDTAGKVDVVISGVGTGGTLTGVGSVLKSRKPSVRMIAVEPEDSPVISGGKAGPHKIQGIGAGFIPGNLDTSLIDEIVTIGNETAFETSRRLARLEGIPAGISSGAAIAAGLEVAARPGMEGKTVVVIIPSFAERYLSTALFDGL; from the coding sequence ATGACCGAAGCCAAGAATCCGCATTTCAACCCGCCGCGCGGCAAAGTGTATGACTCGATCGTCGACACCATCGGGGCCACGCCGCTGGTGCGCATCAATCGTCTGGCGAAAGAGTCCGGCGCGCGCGCCGAGCTGCTGGCCAAGCTGGAATTCTTCAATCCGCTGAATTCGGTGAAGGATCGTATCGGCATTGCCATGATCGAGGCGATGGAGCAGGCCGGCAAGCTGAAGGCCGGCGCCACCATCGTCGAACCGACCTCGGGCAATACCGGCATCGCGCTCGCCTTCGTCGCCGCCGCCAAGGGCTATCGCCTGATCCTGGTGATGCCGGAAAGCATGTCGATGGAACGCCGCAAGATGCTGCGCTTCCTCGGCGCCGAACTTGAGCTGACGCCGCCGGGCTTGGGGATGAAGGGCGCGCTGGCGCGTGCCGATGAACTGCTGAAGGAAATTCCCGGCAGCGTGATGCCGCAGCAGTTCGAGAATCCGGCCAATCCGGACATTCATCGCAAAAGCACGGCGGAAGAAATCTGGGTCGATACGGCGGGCAAGGTCGATGTGGTCATCTCCGGCGTCGGCACCGGCGGCACGCTGACCGGCGTGGGCAGCGTGCTGAAATCGCGAAAACCGTCCGTGCGCATGATCGCGGTCGAGCCGGAAGACAGCCCGGTGATTTCCGGCGGCAAGGCCGGCCCGCACAAGATCCAGGGCATTGGCGCCGGCTTCATCCCGGGCAACCTGGATACCAGCCTGATCGACGAGATCGTCACCATCGGCAACGAAACCGCTTTCGAGACCTCGCGCCGCCTCGCGCGGCTGGAGGGCATTCCCGCCGGCATCTCGTCGGGCGCTGCGATCGCCGCCGGCCTTGAAGTCGCGGCGCGGCCGGGCATGGAAGGCAAGACGGTGGTGGTGATCATTCCGTCGTTTGCCGAACGCTATCTCTCCACGGCGCTGTTCGACGGTCTGTAA
- a CDS encoding F0F1 ATP synthase subunit B, with translation MLQDSTFWVLVAFVLFFAGIFYLKVPGKVLGQLDERAARIKKDLDEAEKLHQDAQHLFAEYQRKQRNALKEAEEIVAAAEAEAKALFKETEADLKISLERRRKQAEDKIAQAEKQAVQEVRDTAVEIAVAAAGAVLSQSLQGPAAAAQIDRAIGDVKAKLH, from the coding sequence ATGTTGCAGGACTCGACATTCTGGGTTCTCGTCGCCTTCGTCCTGTTCTTCGCCGGCATCTTCTATCTGAAGGTTCCGGGCAAGGTGCTGGGGCAGCTCGATGAGCGCGCCGCCCGCATCAAGAAGGACCTGGACGAGGCCGAGAAGCTGCACCAGGACGCGCAGCATCTTTTCGCCGAGTATCAGCGCAAGCAGCGCAACGCTCTGAAGGAAGCCGAGGAGATCGTCGCTGCGGCCGAGGCCGAGGCGAAGGCCCTGTTCAAGGAGACCGAGGCCGATCTGAAGATCAGCCTGGAGCGTCGCCGCAAGCAGGCCGAGGACAAGATCGCCCAGGCCGAGAAGCAGGCCGTGCAGGAAGTGCGCGATACTGCCGTTGAAATCGCCGTTGCCGCCGCCGGTGCGGTTCTGAGCCAGTCGCTGCAGGGACCTGCCGCCGCCGCCCAGATCGACCGCGCCATCGGCGACGTCAAGGCCAAGCTGCACTAA
- a CDS encoding RrF2 family transcriptional regulator, translated as MLKCTRRTMHALEAVVDIAFHARPEPVQSKDIAERQNVPQRYLEQVMQHLVRNGVLKGVRGPRGGYTLARERRRITVGEVVRIVSELDADGEEDFSAGSELGKRTVQPIWEECQAAILARIDKITLDDLCARAETSGFAAQLEGADNFAI; from the coding sequence ATGTTGAAGTGTACGCGGCGCACCATGCATGCGCTGGAGGCGGTGGTGGATATTGCGTTCCATGCGCGGCCTGAACCGGTCCAGTCAAAGGATATCGCCGAGCGGCAGAATGTGCCGCAGCGCTATCTCGAACAGGTGATGCAGCATCTGGTGCGCAATGGCGTGCTGAAGGGCGTGCGCGGCCCGCGCGGCGGCTACACGCTGGCGCGTGAACGTCGCCGCATCACGGTGGGCGAGGTGGTGCGCATCGTGTCGGAACTGGATGCCGATGGCGAGGAGGATTTCTCCGCCGGCTCCGAACTCGGCAAGCGCACGGTGCAGCCGATCTGGGAAGAATGCCAGGCCGCCATCCTGGCGCGTATCGACAAGATCACGCTCGACGACCTGTGCGCCCGTGCCGAGACCAGCGGTTTCGCGGCCCAGCTCGAAGGCGCCGACAATTTCGCCATCTGA